A window of Hyperolius riggenbachi isolate aHypRig1 chromosome 1, aHypRig1.pri, whole genome shotgun sequence contains these coding sequences:
- the MRPL35 gene encoding large ribosomal subunit protein bL35m: MALLCAPLRAVNARPGALLRHLSRTFPQFEASTSALWRPVLRPDVLGHVRGICALPRPSLGFLCPASHVSPAKSPSILSRVTPLLSSILQQPARPITYISLRKRKRKSVDAVTERFMRLHCGLWIRKKAGCRKKLWKKTSRRKKRLREIVFCNKTQSKLLDKMTTPYWKRRNWYVDDQYQKYHDRTNLKFE; this comes from the exons atggcgctgcTCTGTGCGCCCCTGCGGGCGGTGAATGCCAGGCCGGGGGCGCTGCTCAG GCATTTGTCAAGAACCTTTCCACAATTTGAAGCAAGCACATCAG CTCTGTGGAGGCCTGTGCTGCGTCCCGATGTGCTCGGCCATGTGAGAGGTATATGTGCGCTCCCTAGACCCTCGCTGGGATTCTTGTGTCCAGCCAGCCATGTATCACCGGCAAAGAGCCCCTCCATACTCAGCAG GGTGACACCGTTGCTTTCCAGCATCCTCCAGCAGCCAGCGAGGCCCATCACATACATTAGCCTGCGTAAGAGGAAGCGGAAGAGCGTGGATGCTGTGACCGAGCGCTTCATGCGCCTGCACTGCGGCCTCTGGATCCGGAAGAAG GCTGGATGTAGGAAGAAGTTATGGAAGAAAACATCAAGAAGGAAGAAACGCCTGAGAGAAATAGTATTCTGCAACAAAACGCAAAGCAAACTACTTGATAAAATGACCACTCCCTACTGGAAGAGGAGGAATTGGTATGTTGATGATCAGTACCAGAAATACCATGACCGCACCAATCTGAAGTTTGAATAG